gcacactgccTGGCGATAGTTTCCTGCTTTTTTCTGATTTAAGTTAAATGAgtggctttttggtcatttcacttggggatggatctgaagccatatcagctgatttggatccaactttggatcattttcatatccacaaacactctcatctatcttagagagagaaagagatttttagagagagatttagggttttggagaagaagaagcttggatccatcaaaagctcgagtgttaaagttgttcacctcgttccaagatacgttttggttgttgtggtaagttctaactctgaatttcaatgtttgatttgatattcaaagttagggtttgaacttgaattgtagagaaacccatttaagctCTTGAAGTGAGTCCATTgatgcttgtaatcgggtttattgttgttgttggcgggttttgggttggttgatgacttagccatgattagggctttaatttggatgtaatcactatgattagtgattttgttgtTGAAAGAACCCAAAGGGATGTTATTGGAAGCttgattttgaattgggtcaaaattagggtttagatgtcATCttaggcaagataggtgtttaacacttataaTTAGGTTTGATTGGAATTATTAgaaccattatcactctagttagtgattattggtgagttTGGACTTTGGTTGGGCTTGGAAGTATTTTTGGGTCaagatttgcactaggtgtcaatatgggttagtttgtaatccaccctaattgtgatgTTTGTTatgatgataatggaataggtacgttttaTTGGCAGAGCAACGGATTTGGCTTGCTTTCATcgagatttcaaggtgagtggaataattatacatgtattatataacttatttgcttgtgcgcgatgtgcacaatagccgggttttgatgcacatcgatgcgacgatagccgtttGGACACCTTTGGGAATAGTGACACAATAGCTGGATTTTGTGCACTACATGCGACATAAGGTTTGTGGACCCGATATATTTATTATAATGCTATTATTTGACCATGAGTCACATAGCCGTTTCGTGACTATAGATGTGAGGCATAGTCGTTTTGTCCACATCtaataattgtgcacatagccgttttgtgcacatggtgtgaGTATTAGCTTATCTATACTCATAcgatgatcaagtgatgccatagccgttttggaacacttgagggtgatgccatagccgttttggaacacctcgggggttagcataccatagccgttttgggtgCTAACGGTTGCtatgaatggatatgcgttgtccaaactacccaagagttagtgatatatttcgttgtacactagcggatactatgaatggatatgcgttgtTCAAActacccaagagttagtgatatatttcgttgtacactaacggttgctatgaatggatatgtgttgtccaaaccacccaggggttagtgatatatttcgttgtacactaacggttgttatgaacaacgatgggaaattcaagtaccattcccttgtacgattggttaaccatggtttataattGTTGatgttagcatttaattattatttatgattattatgctaatgatgttgctagttgttcgGTTTTGATGATACTAGCTGTGCGAATTGATATATGTGGTAATCGCGGTACGATTGACGTTACTAGCTTTTATGCTTTGATAAACGAGAGTATTGCGGTAAGATTAATGATGCTAGTCACTTAGACATTGGCATGTGGGTTTATCTCGTGGTTTGGGTAAGgaagtgcaagtaggtaaattatatatgtatgtgtgtaactattacactcactaagctttagcttaccctctcgttgtttactttttttatagattcgcatggaggcggtggctcgggtaagcatgggaactagtggactcgcataggtgctttagaagatgtgcttttggatttgattaggattgggtagcgtatccccaatcgccatgctcggtcttaatTTTGTGTTAAAAACatgtggtcgaaaattgtatttcatacttaattcgtaaaacgggccgatgtgggcccggtgtcgtaaaacttgttttattatgaaaacgtgtgagttttacttattataatgtgttgtgaaaaccgtttcgtctaaatgtgtcgggaagtggaagATCTTTAAGCGAAAAATAgaaaatccggacagaagctgttGGGTTCTGTGCGTGCCGCGCACAAGAAGGGTCGcgtgccgcgcacccttctgttttaaaaaaaaaaaatgtgctgcgtatttcggttggataacggattGGGTCGCaagagtttgataaaaaaaaatttgaatgacAATAAGCTTTTAATACTCTTTCTATATGTATTGTATGAATGATGTAAAACCAATACATTAATTAAccttataaataaataattaatatatttttgataaataaataatattttttataagtttTGTTGATACTATATGCTTTTAATACTCATTCTAAACGTAATATATGAATGATATAAAATAAGTACATTAATTAACCTTATAAAGAAATAAATAATTTATGTATTTTTGATAAGTAGTATTGATACAATTTAAAAAGAATATTAAAAATATGTGTCAATGATTAAGTGAATATTTCACCCCTAAATAGTTCTAACATATGAATTTAGTATCATTTCTCATTCAAATATTATAAACAAATATACAATGTTGAATTTGAGACTACTAAACACACCCtgaaacatgaaaatataaatcGCGACACACTTTctcgtttttatttttattttatttttttcaatttAAAGATGACGTCATTTATGTGTGGATGAATCACTACCACATGTTTAGCTTCACAACAGTAATTTAAGTTTATGCTTAACTATTTATAGGGTTGCATATGATCATACTAACATACAACATATTTTTAGCTAAAAAGGTGATGGAGAACATACCAAACTTGCACACACTTAGAAGTATTCGAATTTCCACAAATGAAGAAACATGTAACGGCTTGAAGAAGGGAGACAACAACCACCACGAGCAACCATTGAGTCCTATGGCTCGGTTGTTTCACGAACCTGGTTCTAATGTCTACATCATCGGAATTATGGGTTCAAAAACAAAAATCTGTCCCGATGTTTTCAAAGAAAATTTGGTCCATACCTTTCTTAAAAATCGTCGATTTTCTAGCTTGCAGGTGGATATATTCTGTCTTCATATATATAGCTTGTATAATTCATAAGTTATGTTGTATAAGATGATCTggctttgcaaaaaaaaaaaaaaataagatgatATAACAAACTAATATATTACCTCCTATATCAACAAAATGTAGGTAAAGAACAGGGAAAATGGGAGTATGAAATGGATTCCAACACAAGTAAACATAGATGATCATGTTATAATAGCAAAAATTGACGATGACATAAAATCATCTGAAAAATTCATTGAAGATTACATCTTCAACCTTAGCAAATCGCCAATTGAAAATACAAAGCCATTGTGGGATCTTCACATCCTCAATATAAAGACATTAGAAACAGAAGGCACGTGTGTCTTCCGTTTCCATCACTCGCTTGGTGATGGCATGTCTTTAATGAATCTTCTACTCGCTTGTACACGAAAAGTATCAGATCCTCAAGCCCTCCCAACTCTTCCGGGAAATAACAAGTCACACGTCGTCGTTCCTAGCATTTGGTCAAGACTTATTGTTCTTTGGAACTCATTTGTGGCTCTTTTGATGTTTGTGTTTACTGCATTGTTCCTACAAGACACAAAAACACCAATGAAAGGCTCAATTGGTGTTGAACATAGGCCTAGAAGATTTGTTATTAGAAGTGTAAGCCGTGATGACATTAAGTTGGTTAAACAAGCTTTGAACGTCGTAAGTGTATTTTCGATCTTTACTACTAAATCACGAATCAACaacatatatataacttttatacaaAACCTTTACGACTATTAGAATATATAAAGATACTACTATAGGACCGAGCCCATATATACAATTGGAGTGGCTGGTCATTCCCATATATTCAATTGGACTCTGCCTATACTAATATCTTTACATTTACTAATAACAACCTTCGTAAATTTATATACTGTTTTCTTACTTTCAATTGTCTTGTATCTTCTATAGACTATGAACGACGTAGTACTTGGAGTCACACAAGCCGGATTCTATCGGTACCTACATGGGAGATATAGTAAGTATTATGGAGTATACGTTATtatagaaattaaatatgaaatctttATCATATATGCATGCACCCCTTACTTTTTAGATTGTATTCATGAACCTTGTATCACAGGTGATATGAATAACAAGCTTGTTGGTATGCCTAGTAACATTCGCTTTCGTGCAACCTTTTTCTTCAACCTCCGAGCCACTACGAAGATTAATGTGAGTAGGAGAAATTCTAGCATCTTCATTTTCAGTTTAAAGTTTTGATCCCTAATTCTAATTcagtatgtatatatgtgtgtgtaggaTTTTACTGATACGGATACAGACGGAACATGGGGAAACAAGATAGGATATGCGTTACTTCCATTCAACATCGGATTCAAAAAAGATCCTTTAGATTACGTAAGAGATGCAACGGCCACCATGAAATGCAAGAAGGCTTCTTTGGAGCCGTTGTTCACTTATTTCCTTGCTAAGATAGTCCTAAAGTTATTTGGCATCAAGGTACATACATGCATCATGATTTATAAATTAACTATATATTGACTTATCatatttttgtataatatggttaaTGTTTGATATAATTGTGATGCTAAATGTACAAACATAGAAATTTGTTGTTAACTACGTACAAGATTAACGTACGTGTGATAATACAGATTGCAGGGAAACTGAATCACAAAGTCTTTTATAACACGACACTTTGGTTCTCTAATGTGCCGGGACCACAAGAAGAAATAACATTTTTTGGACATAAAGTAGCATACCTTGCTCCTAGTTGTTATGGTCAGCCAAATGTAAGACGTTGACTCTTATTTACTTATCTTGGAAAAAAAAagacaaatactaataatatttttttgAATTAAATTTTACTGTATTTATATAGGCGCTCATGATTCATGTGGTGAGTTACTTGGATAAGGTAACGTTTGTGATATCAGCAGATGATGAAACCATACCAGACCCTCACAAGTTATGTGATGATCTTGAAGAATCACTCCGAGCTATCAAGGCCGCTGCACAAGCTGTATAGAAATCGGTGTTGAACAAATAAGTAATAAGTTATGTTATTTTACGAATGGTGCATCAGATTGGACTCGATCACGAAATTCGTATAGGGATGATACGTCTATACTATATAGTATTGAAATTGTTTTGTGTTTATAACATATTTGAAATAAGCGTTGGCATATCAGATGTGCTTGTAATTCGTATGGTTATACCTAATACTAATGCTAATTGTGCGTGCAAGTGGATTTATGATATTTATGCTCGTGTCAAGTGGCAAAGTCAAAATTCTAAGTTATTGGTGTCACAAAATAATACCAAAATTTAAAAGTTAAAATTCTAAGATTTTTTCATGTTCACGTGACCCAAAAGAGTTAATATATATCAACCACATACTCTGATACCAAAATATATAGTTGTAAATATTTAATTGACAAAGTATTATTAAATACGTCAATAAAAAACAAAGTTACGTACATTTCGCTGATATATTAGAAATTTATTGGCAAAttcctttagtacttcgagatataTTAGAGATTTATAGATAAATTTTTTAGCGTACTTTGAATATCAAGACTTAAATTTTATCTAGCTCATAACAACAATAAATCTCATCTATTCTTacacctaacaatctcccccttagatgTGATTTGTTGTTGATCATCTTCGTAATCTTGTACTGTTAGGTGTCTCGGAGATATCTTCAATGTCTTGAACTCTCCCCCTTGGAATAAGCGTAGTTGTTGAGTTAATAGGCATAGTTGTTGTCTTGAAATGGAGAATCTTCTTCTTTCGGAAGATTCTTCATTCTCGGAGAAGAATGATCATAATGCACACCACCTTTTGATTCTGGCTTTGTTTCTCCCCCTGGTGTGCGTTGTTCAAATATGTCTTTATCGAATTCAGAAGAGAGAAGGAAGGAACTAGATTGACAATTTTCTTTAACTCCCCCGTCAATGATGAATCATATTGCTCCCCCTCAATTGGACATGGAGAGTTTGAAGTATTGTTGTGAAGAGTTTGTGTCGGAGATTTGATGCGGAAGTTTGAGTAGTGGGTTTCTCGGTTTGTTTTGTCATTGTTTTTGGTGAACAATTTGTAGGTTTGGTCGATGTGGTTAATTGATCTTGCATTCCATCGAGGTTGGATCTTGGTTTGAAAAGGTTTTGGTTTAGCCTGAATCACGGGTCGTGGCTTAAGGGAAAGTAACTCTTTGAATGAGTACTTGATTGGTTTTGAAGATGTTTTAACAAACGGTGTTTTGTTCGAGTTGATGGATGCTTTTTCTGAACTTGATTGCTTCGGTTTATGAGGAAACCATCCGTATTGATCATGAAATCCGGTGAGTTCTCCATTTTGTCCATAAGTAGGTTCCAAAAACGGTCGATTGGTTTTGGTTTGGTAATTTGAATACACTCGTTGTCCGTGATAAACAACTTTGTGAGATTTAGAACCCATGGGGATCTCTGGTGAAGAAGCCTTTTTCTCGAGTGTAGGAGAAAAACATCTTGGTTCAAAAACCTTTGGCTCGTTGTATTCTGGGATTTGAACTTGTATACCCATCGACACCATTGTTGGTTTTGGAGTTGATGTCGATTTAACATCTAACTCATATTGTAAATCCGAAATTCGCTTGTTGAAGTCTTGAGTTAATTTTCGATTAATAGTATGAGCATGATCAACATCAGTTTGAAGTTGTAGAATGGTCTTAGAATCAAGCTCACGTTCGGACTTGAGATGACCATTTTCCCTTGAAAGATTTTGTTTTTCAGCAATCTGCGAATGAAGATCCTAAATGATGTGGGTGGAAGTCTCAACTTTTTCGTTGTAAGTCTTTGTTTGAAGCTGTAAATCAGTTTGAAGAGTAGCCAATTTTATTTGAAGCTTTTCGTTCTCTGATTTGTTGTATGAAAGAAGTGAATCCAATTCTTTGATTTGAGCTTGCAACTTGTGAATTTCTGCCGAAGATGTCTTTTGAACTCTCAATTCATCTTCTAGTTTACATATTTGCTCTTTCAGTTCTAAATCCTTTGATGCTTTCGTTAAATTAGAAGCTTGTTCTCTCATCAGTTGAAGCTGTGTTTGAAGCTTTTGATGAAGGTTATTTTTTACGAAAATACAATTCGAACGTTTAGCCCTGTTATGGCACGAGCAATTATACTGATAATGAGCAGTTGCATCTGAAGGAGACGGTTCCTCTAGAGTCATTAATAAAGCTATGGACTCAAGAATTGTAGCTTGTGTTGCTTGCTCATAAATGATAAGTGCACACGGTGTCGGAGAATTGTAACAACAAGAACATCGTTTTTCTCGATGGTTGAATCGTTCAACAAAATCTGGTTTTGGAGGTGTAACGAAAGAAATACTCGTCATTTAAGTTGTCGTTATGAGAAACCGAACTTCTGAAAATTTCGTAACAAATTTTGACGAAATTCGTTAATTTTCTTTGCACCGTTAATCCTCTGTTAAAAAAATAAACTGAATAGTTAACTCCGCTAGTCCTTGTAAAAATCAGAAAGTTTGAGGGCTGATTCGTAACTTTTTTAAAAATTTAGGAGGCTAAATGAAGTTTAATTTGGTAAAAGGGGTTCAAGTTAGTTAAGGGAGTTCAAGTTGGTTAAGGGGTTCAATTTGGTTAAAGGGGTTCAAGGATGAGACATGTGGAGCCCACAAaaaacaaagtttacaatatttgttGCTTATGACCTGCTTCTTGTTCCTCCCTCAGACGTACGAGATAGCAAAAAGCCACACTAAGAATTCGATATTTTACAAATCAAGCGTACAAAATCAAATGTCCACATGTATATACTAAAGTTGAATCGTAGGTGTGACATCTCAAAACGTATGGAGAAGCTGTTCTTCGTTGTTTTCCAGAATCCGGCAAGGGCGGCAACCTACGGCGGAGATGTGGTGGTTGTTGGCGACGATTATGGTATTTAGCTCGAAACTCAACCAAAATGCATCAAATTTTGCAGAATGTAACAATGAGACTCGATTAACACTTCTATAATCTTAGATTTGTCAAACTAACTCCCAAAATTGAGATTGTAATCGATTTTTGGAtgaacttttcaaaaaaaaaaaaattcgtaacTCGATCAATATCGAGAGTTAAGCTCTAAAATTTAGCACGAACATTCACTAGATGATTTCAAATGTTTCTGCGTTTCTGGTTTTCTCTAATTCTCTCTCGATTTTCGAATgaccaaaacagttgacttttggtcAAACCGAACAAATTTTGATTTTCTGCTTGAATTCAGTTGAATTAATACGAATTGATGAGCTCGGATTGATGTAGACTAGCTacttacgctctgataccacatgtagagTTTAGATTTCGATCAATTCGTGTTCATGTATATGAAATTGATGAACACAGGAAGTATATATCGATATATGTATATACTGTATGTATTTgtaagaaagatgatgatgaacacaAGATGAATCTGAAACTGTTTCAATTAATACATTGCGCCAAGATTAGGATACAATAGGTTGAGAGGATTAGGTTAACTAGGTGTAAGTGATGGTGTAATTGTGAGGGAAGAGCTTAGTGTTTAAGCTAGATAAATGCTATTTATACTAGCTCATAACAACAATAAATCTCATCTATTCTTAGACCTAACATTAGATTTGAGACTTTTCAGATCAAAGTTTTGAGTCCAAAAATTTATTTTTTGAAATTAGAACGATTTAGTGGATTTTTTTGGTTAAATACTTGATTGACGAGTGTTTTACTATTGATTTTCAAGAATTTTTGTTCAGAATTCATCATCAGAAAGCTTCTAGTTCCAAATTAAGATTTTGAGTTTGCGCTAAACTGAGTTTGAAGATTCAGTGTATTTGattatgttattgttattgaaactaATCCCATGGTTGGTGGTGGGTGCTAATTGGTGCttattggtggtggtggtgtggatggtggaaggtggtggtgggtggtggtgatagGTGGAGGtaagtggtggtagtggtggtggtggtggtaggtggtggttatGGTTGTGGTGGTTATTTgtagttggtggtggtgatggttggtagtagtggttggtgatggtggttgtTGTTGGTAGTAGTTGTTAGTGGTGGTtgatggtgatggttggtggtagtggtggtggcggttgttgatggttggtggtggtggttggtggtagtggttggtgatggtggttgttggtggtggtggttggtggtgatggttggtagtAGTGgtgggtggttgttggtggtggtgtcaTGTGGGTGGTGGTAGTAATAAGTGGTGGGCGGTGGTTGTGATGGGCGGTGGTGGCAGATGGTTGTAGGTGGTGGTAGCtggttggttggtggtggtggtggtggttggtggtgggtggtgatgagtagtgataggtagtgatgggtggtggttggtggtgggtggtggtagtgatactgatggtgattgtTGAAGGTGTTGGTGGTTgctggtagtggttggtggtggtggttggtggtggtggtggtagttcgTGGTGGTTCGTGGTTGTTAACGGTGCTGGTGGGAGGGTGTTGAGCGGCGGTGGTGGTGGGCGTTGGGCGGCGGTGGTGGCGGGCGGTGGCGGTGGTGGTAAGTAGTTGGTGGTtggttggttggtggtggttggtgatggtgcttagtggtggttagtggtggttggtgatggtgatTAGTGGTGGTATTGGTGgttgtaggtggtggtggtggtggtggtgggtgggtgggggtgggtagtggttggtggtggtggttgttggtggtggtgagtgGTAGTGGTGCtaggtggtggtagttggtggtggtgggtggtggtgtttAGTAATTTTGCATGtaaattaatatatgtaatatgtaatgtgTATTAAAAGGTAAAATGACAAGAATATTCTTATCAAATTATAACAATATAAATCGTGAAAAATAGTAATATGATGGACTAGTATTTCACTTTTAAGATGAGTGGTTAAGATCGTTTCTCCCCGCTTTCCCTCAATTGGATACTTCGTCATTGATtccgtctatatatatatatatatatatatatatatatatatatatatatatatatatatatatatatatatatagtcaatcaAGATGGAAACACTTTTTTGGAGaaagtggggggaagtaatttttttttgaattttttttcaaacattaaaatcacatgaaaatatgaacatttaaaaaaagatactttgtgacgaatgttattattttggcgggaaattgCTCGAAGAAACAAATGATAACATTCATaatgagtaatgttttaattagagtttatttgcatcgttttgttttcatcttgtgtaaaGTATTTGGATTTTTAAATATAGcccgtttagagtttaggttttacTATGCACATTTTTTATATCTTCAAAAaagtatatttataaaaaaaaaatccaattcatTCGATGTATGGTCGCATGTCTTTAAGTGGTGGAATCTTAGAAACCTTTCGAACCTTAGTATTAATGAAATTCTTCGTGGTAAAGCACAGGAACATGGAGATCTTTCAAAATTCAGTTTGTAATGCTCTGGTTGCTTTGAACGAAATTCAAATAGAGTCTTTTGAATGGATCTCATGAAGAATTAACGGTAGAAGTCTAGATTGGCAAGTGTGGCTtataaatatgatatatatttttatttaggatAATGGGTTAAGCTGCGAACTCTGCATCTCCGATTGTGTAATATGTCGTGTACTGGTCATATTTGAGCCTGCATAGCATTGTTGGGCTTCTGCTTGTTCTCATTGTAAAGCTTCTTCTTGTTCAGTTTtcttcatgatatatatatatatatatatatatatatatatatatatatatatatatatatatatatatatatatatatatatatatatatatatatatatataacactaggTTTTAAGTCCGTGCGATGCACGGTTATTTGAAAATTTAATTGAAAGATTAACTGTGAAATGTATACGTAAACGTAAAATGAAAGGAAGAAGGTTTTTCCTGTTCGGACTACCCGTGAGATCGAGTAATCCTACCTCATACTCTAATGTACGCGGCCTAGCAGGTTACTCCCTGGATGTTTCTAACCTATCCCTAGACATCACTAAATATTCGTCCTAGACGGGATTCGTACCgaagacctcttgcaaggaactcatGACCCCAACCACCGGGCTATCTAGTGATGGTTACGTACAcgtaaaatataattataaaatgtaATCGTAAAATGTAAAacgtatatgtaaacgtatatgtaACATAAACCATAAAACAGAATTATCAACGTAAACCATAAATGCAAAAGCTATACGAAAACGTAAAACATATACGTAAAACGTAAAAACGCAGATATAAAATGTAGGCGAATAAACATAAAAGGCACacgaaaaatgaaaaaaaaaaatgcaaatCTATTTTGTCCCAAATCTATTTCAATCCATGACCCAACATGTCCAACTTGTTTGTCATGTATTGTCATCTTGTTTTATTCGTAAAGGTTTTACATTTAAATACTAACGTTTAATCTCAAAAAGTAGGAGTTTACCTTCGGAATAAAATGTGTTTCAAATATAATTGGATAAAAAACGCAttgttattttaaataataatagtaaaactttaGTTGCATATTATACTGTATGTTAACGATTAAAAGTTCTTTTATCttaatttattttaaataatactcgcaatattaataatat
The window above is part of the Rutidosis leptorrhynchoides isolate AG116_Rl617_1_P2 chromosome 1, CSIRO_AGI_Rlap_v1, whole genome shotgun sequence genome. Proteins encoded here:
- the LOC139886174 gene encoding wax ester synthase/diacylglycerol acyltransferase 4-like gives rise to the protein MENIPNLHTLRSIRISTNEETCNGLKKGDNNHHEQPLSPMARLFHEPGSNVYIIGIMGSKTKICPDVFKENLVHTFLKNRRFSSLQVKNRENGSMKWIPTQVNIDDHVIIAKIDDDIKSSEKFIEDYIFNLSKSPIENTKPLWDLHILNIKTLETEGTCVFRFHHSLGDGMSLMNLLLACTRKVSDPQALPTLPGNNKSHVVVPSIWSRLIVLWNSFVALLMFVFTALFLQDTKTPMKGSIGVEHRPRRFVIRSVSRDDIKLVKQALNVTMNDVVLGVTQAGFYRYLHGRYSDMNNKLVGMPSNIRFRATFFFNLRATTKINDFTDTDTDGTWGNKIGYALLPFNIGFKKDPLDYVRDATATMKCKKASLEPLFTYFLAKIVLKLFGIKIAGKLNHKVFYNTTLWFSNVPGPQEEITFFGHKVAYLAPSCYGQPNALMIHVVSYLDKVTFVISADDETIPDPHKLCDDLEESLRAIKAAAQAV